Part of the Oncorhynchus mykiss isolate Arlee chromosome 12, USDA_OmykA_1.1, whole genome shotgun sequence genome, gtctacactgtatttctgatcaatttgatgttattttaatggacaaaaaaaatgcttttctttcaaaaacaaggaaatatttaaatgaccccaaactttttaacggtAGCGTATGTGCTGCGCAAATTCAATCAGTGTTCAGACATGAGTAATTATACAGTTTTGGAATCCTTATTACTTCAGCTCCCCTACTTCCCATGGCtataaccttctgtcttatgtaaccataccaaatgtaacatatcatactaatttgagttgTCACGGTTTTCCGTTTACTATGTTACTTGTAGTCTTTGAGACCAGGCTGCTTAGCGGGGCAGTTCTATCTTAAGAGGACAAGAAAGGGTTAAAGACAACACCAGAGTTCTGCGCTAAGTTCACCCCTGGCGCAAGCTGAAAGAATGTGTCACCCCCTTGTCACACCAGGTCCTGACCCTGTTACCCTCTGTACATTTGTAGGAATTTCCATTTTCTGAATTGGCAGAAAAAGTGCGCTCTTCTGAAAAAGAAATCAACATAAtacatctgtgtgtctgtgcatgcgtgtgtgtttgtgtgtctgtgcatgcgtgcgtgtttgtgtgtctgtgcatgcgtgcgtgtttgtgtgtctgtgcatgcgtgcgtatttgtgtgtctgtgcatgcgtgtgtggcgGAGGTCTAAAGGAATAAATGTTAAAGTCAAAATCAGCATGTGTCAGGTGTACAAATGAATAATTCATGAAATATCTAACAAGACGATAGAATACTAGTAGGCTCTTACTAAAATATTTTAAATCATTATACAGATAGCGTACTCTTGGTGCAGAAATCAGAAAGACTAGGCCTAGATGGGGTCAAGAGGACCCCTGGAATATGTCTGTTCCAGAAATTTGGTGCATACCGTGGTTCCGATCAGTAGAGGCAGCGGGAGGAGCAGGAACGGTGTACAGAACAGAATCACCCCATCCTTGAACATCCACATAATCTGGAGCGAAGACACCATCTTCGCTAGATCAGAGAATACTGACATAAATTAGAGTTGCAGGGAAGAAAGCAACAATTATGAGGGAGAGCTCAGATACCTCCAGATACCTCCGGCTTTACAGTTGGGACACAACTGCACttgacatctctctgtctctctctctactctctctctctctctgtttttttactctctctctctgtgtgcatgatgtgtgtgtgtgttcaaagggGTGGCAACACTTTTGAGTGGCATtcttgtgcgtgtgtgagtgagtgtgtgtgcgagctagagagagaaaaaatgttGAGTAGCATTTATACTTAAACATTAACTTAGAAAAAATAGGAAAATAAACAcggctctctgaaactagaatGTACTGTATTCTGAGAGAGAcataagggggaggagagagatagatacatagatagataggGTTTCCTTGGAacagcagtacacacacacacacacacacacacacacacacagacacacacacagacacacacacacacacacacacacacacacacacacacacacacattatttgaCTTCAGATCCTACACTGCCACCCTATGGCCATTTTTGTACATACACTCAGTCCTTAACATGATATGTCACTTGAAACGGCCAACATGGTCTGAGAAATTAGAGTTGAAACAGAGATAATTTTCTTCAATTTTATTTGAACATGGAAAACCCCTTGCAGATGATCCTTCATACAATATGGCCAATCATCTTCTTCATTGTCAGTGTAATCCAATCAGTGAAAACCTCCTTTCCCGCATTTCAGAGCCAGGATTTCAATGAGCAGAAGGCTACTTGTTCTCTGCAGTCAGCTATTTGTAGCAGGTAAAGGTCTAAATCAGTTATGCTGACAGATTCCTGCCTGTATACATAACATAATCAATTGGCTTGTGAGTTAACATGTGGGGGCTGTGAGGTGGTGTCCTTTATACTACCCTAATGGAAGGCAGTAAACAGACAGTCACCCCAAACCACCCCAAGGGGGCTGAGCAGGTGATGGCCTGATTCACAGGTGCATTGTGGGGTGGCAACGGCTGTGCCAAGGTCTTGTGTGGGCATAGGGCTGGAATGGGGCGGCCTGTGCAAGAAAAACAAtatcccccaccccctccccaaaCGACACCCTCTGTGTTTACTCTATTTTACCTAAAGGGCTCGCTAGAGACAGAGGATAAGGATTAGGCCCAAAATGGTGTAATAGCAACTCTGATTCATATAAAAACAATCTACAGTGCTTATGTTGGGTTTCCTCCATTAGGGCTGATAGAGGGAGACACAGTGTTGTAAATAAAGTCCATGCATGTATTAATAAAATTGGAACATATCAACTCTCATGGTCACAGACACTTCAGTAGGCGGACATTTGACATTTGCCACTGTCGTAGAGCTATCTGTGAGGGTTTCCAAACTCTTTCTAGGAAAATGTGTTTGTAGGTCAGAGAGAGTAATATCACAATCCAAACTACACCCCGCATCTTTCTCTGAGATAAATAGAGACAtttaggctgtgtttacacaggcagcccaattctggtatttcccccactaattggtcttttgacatcAGATCTTTGGACATTTGATCTTATTTGGAGCTGATATGATTGGTCAAAAAAATATTACTGACAATAATATCAGCATTCTGCTGCCTGTGTAAAAGCTGCCATAGACGTCCTTACTAGTCTGGTAGATATTAAGATTCTCATTGTAAGGGTCCCCCTTATTTGGACATTTCAAAATGcatctgtcctcctccctcaggGATACCACTGATCTGATGAGAGCAGAAAGGTGAAAATATTGTGCTACTGGGAACTTTTACATGAATTGCACCTGCTAAATGTTTCAGATCAGTGATATGTCTGTGAaatgagggaaggaaggaaagagagaaggaatgagagagggaaggaatgaTGCTGCTCAGTGCTCTCTGTCCGGGTTGCAGAGCCAAAGCTCTTATAAAGACAGATTGGACCTGTGGGTCACATTTTCTGGTAGAGTAGTCGCTCTGCTGAATCAATGCAGGGTTGAACATTAACTGGCCAATGAGGGGGCTGACAATGTAGAATACTGTGCACTACAGGATCCAGCTAAGGGAACACTCaccgtgcctgtctgtctgtctctctgtctgtctatatccTAATCCTTTTTGCCTATATTACCTATCCCCTGACCAAACATCGGCTGGGTAAGTTTTTACCATCTCGATTTTCTCTTTGATAGAGGCTTGGAAGGGATTGTGGCGTTAGGGAGTCGGTAGGTTTATTGGCACAGTGCATGAAACCATATACTTCTACTgtagtaagtgctttttatttaAAGCTATTTGGACCATGTATGGCTGTAGCTATTTGTTTACTAGTGATATAATAATAGCACAAACTGTTTTTTGTAAATAAGACTACAGAGCCagttgtaaatgtaaatgtacacTAAAATCACCAATCAATAAATATCCCCACTACCACTATTTCTACTACGTCTATGAACGCTAATGATTCTATGCAGAGTCATATatttatctatatatatatagatatatatatatatatatagatatatagatatatagatatagatatagataaaaatggtatatatatatatatatatatatatatatatatatatatatatatatatatatatatatatgatacagGTTGCAGTAGTGAGGCCAGTGTTTGCTGTTTGTGGACTTTAGAAGTAAAACAGAAACCTTTGGCCCTCTGACAAACACTTGTGGTCCCAGAGCAAAACACCACCCATCTCTGCACTGTAGAACCAGGCTTATGCTGCGCCACACTGACCACTAGCCAAGAAATCCTGCTTTTGATTGGCTCTCTTTTCCTCTCAGCCAATCAGTGGTCCCATGTCCAGCAGCAATAGGTAATGTGTTATTGCTCTGTAAAAGTGAGTGGTTCAATAATTGCTATGCATTGATAATCACTGTTATTGAATCTTAAATATCAAAGTTactgtgacagggtaggaaccatcGTTTCGGTCCATGTTTCCCAGGGGACTATAATTGGTGTTGAACATGTAAATGTATAAAAGCACCGTAGAGTCCTTTTCATGTTAGAGCTTGGTACTGGAACAGTCATTGTTTGGAAAGGTGGTGTGATGTCAAGTGTTAATTCTGTGAGCAACCATTTTTGTGCACATGTTCATGCTGTCTGGGAAGAAGTGTTTGGCGTGTGGCCATTGTTCTGGAAAGTTGTTTCCAGTTGATTTGTGTTGGGAGAGGCTTTGTTAGTTTTGGATCTAAGCAGTGTCCTCCCTTATTAAGGGAAGTGTTGGTTGTCACTGTTTTTTGGTCACTGTGTAACTTAATTTGGTCAATCTAGTCATGTGAAGGCACTGTTGCACTTTAGAAAGGAACTGAGACCCAAGAACCTTTGGGTATCCATGCTGTGTTTTTTTATGCGTACTTATCTATTTCTATACAAGCAAACCTAacttaaaatttaaaaaaaaaaaaagttatatctGCCCCAGCCTTTCCTCTAAATGGGCCTTGAACCTGTAACCTTACATTATTGTACAGGTTTGTTCTGTTTTGCAGGCTATCTGTTGGGATATGGTGCTGTATCTGGCTGTGCTCTTGCTGCTCTGCCTCTGTCGGCAGGGACTAACTGTAAGAGGGCCAACTGTAACCCTACCCTGAAACACATCAACCTTTCTTAAATATCTAACCTTTTTAGCACCCTAACCCTACTCTGGTCTTTAGTCTAACCCCTAGactgtctctcgctctttcagGATGAAACTGGTATGGTAGCTCCTGAGGACCACTCCTGTGGAGAGCAGGTGTTCAGACAGGAGGCCTGGCGGTCAGTAGGAGGTGCTATTGAGAGACTGGGCCGGCAACTACTGGACAGCCTGCAGGCAGGGCCGGAGCAGCCCAATGTCATCATATCACCCTTAAGTGTGGCCCTCGCACTAGCACAGCTATCACTGGGTGAGGCGTGTGAGAGATCATGTATAATGTTAAGAGTGTATAGCTGAGATTGTATGTGCGCGTTAACTTTGATCTCCAAGACTTAATGTGCTCAACATGGTCGTTGCCCCTCAGGAGCTCACAACGAGACCCAGAAGTTGCTGCTCAGTTCTCTACATGCCCACACTGTACCCTGCTACCATCACACCCTGGGCAGCCTGCTCCAACACCTCACCAACACTTCCCTACAGGTGGCCACACGCATGTACCTGCGCCCAGGTGTGTGCTTCCAGGATGAGTAGATGTCAGCGCTGCAGCTCTGTACCAGAAAATGGCAATCTACTAACATAATTATAAAGCACATCCATTGTAACTGCTGTAAAGGTCTTACCACTTTGACACTTGGTATATGTTGTGTTCACCTCTCTCTCAGAGTTTGAGGTGTACCAGTCCTTTATTGCAGAATCCCTGCGTAGGTACAGATCAGAGCCTGCCCCCCTGATCTCAGTGGAGGAGGTCAACCGATGGGTGGAGGAGGCCACCAAAGGTCACATGACCAATTTCCTGCCCAGTATTCCGCACGACATGGTGCTAATGCTTATCAATGCTGTGCATTTCAAAGGTATGACTTTTAACTCCCTGTCTTTAAAATAAAGGTTTGGAAACTGTACACCATACAGCAGTGTCTACCCTTTACAACTGTGGCTTGTTCTCCTGTTGTCTCTGGTAGGTGAGTGGGAGGCTCGCTTTGACCCTCAGCTAACACAGAAAGGGGAATTCTACCTGGACAACAAAAACTTTGTCCATGTGGACATGATGCGCTCAGCCAAGTACCCACTGAGCCTGTTAGAAGATGGGGAGCTTGGAGCTCAGGTGAGCTGGGCTGGCTGTTCTGCACTGTTGCTGTTCTGCACTGTTGTCTTAAATTTCTATATTTTTGACATCCTCCTACTGGAGATTCGTTTTGCTCCTGAAACATTGATAATAAATACTGTCCTTGTCCACCTTTCTTTTAATATTTACAGTGCAGTTTGTGCATTATCCCATTCTAAAATATATCTCCCACCCCCCTTCTGTTTGCAGGTTGCACGTTTTCCGTTTAAGGGAAACACCAGCTTCCTAGTAGTGATGCCGTTGCCAGGAAGAGGAAATGTGTCATCGCTGGTGGCCAAGCTAAACATCTCGGACCTGTACAGGCGTCTACCTCAGGAGAGCACCATGCAGGTCCAACTGCCAAAGTTCACCCTGCAGTACCGTCAAGAGCTACAGGAGGCGCTGTCCAGCATGGGTGAGCACAGAAGTGGTCTAGGAAATTCCAGACCTAGGACCATTGCACTAGGTCTGGGAGTCATGTTGGATTTTCTTGGCCAATTCGGCGTGGGTGCTATTCAGACAGACGACACTCCAAACAAATCACAAGTTTGGGTAGGCGGTGCAAAAACTAAATGAATAATCCCCTCAAACATGAGGTGTACACACAATGCGGTCATTTTTGCCACAGCCGGTCAGTGGTTGTAAGCTTGTAACGCTAATGTCATGGCGCATGCAAACTACTCAGCTAGGAACTTGCGGAGAATCAACTAACTGCCGGAGATGTTTGCGGCAGGGCTCTGGATGGATTTTCCGGCAGCCAACTCCGCTCTTTCCTGTCTGCCAAACTGACATTTTGTCTTAATACTGATGTGAAATCTGGAACATTGGTAATTTGTGGGAAGCATCCAGTCTGTCTAGAGACTAGCAGAGAAAGGTCAATAGTTTTGGCTGCAAGtttttcccctcaggtctgaaaCTATTCCATGAGTCAGGTGAGCTAGAAACAGGTGTTTTACATCAGTCAACAGTGTAGGATGGATGAATGCTCAATCAATCTCTTCTCTCTCAGGTTTGGGATCTCTGTTCTCTGGTCCTGATCTGTCCGGTATATCGGCGGTTCCTCTGCAGGTGTCCAGTGTGCGTCACGCTTGCGGGGTGGAGCTCAGTGAGGAAGGGGCCGACGCATCTGCAGCCACCTCTGTTACCATAATGCGCTCCGTTCCCATCTTCTTTGTAAACTCCCCCTTTCTGTTTGCCCTGGTAGACCACACCTCCCTTGCTCCCCTCTTCCTGGGCACTGTCACTAACCCTGCCCCTGACACCAGCCCGATGCACATTGACAGTCAACTCGGTGATGATCCCCATGGCAACAATACCCAAAGTGACAGCACTAATAGTAACAATGTACAGAGTGACGGTCCCCATAGCAGCAACAATGTACTTTGACCAGCCATAGTGAGAATGCAGTGTGGCGCCTCGGCACCCCCTGAATGAAGTGGAGGGGGAACTCCAACAACCAAGTGGCAGGGCAAAGATCCTGTGCCAACCCCTCTCATACAGTTCCTTCCTAAACCAACTTTGGTTGGGGCAGGCTGGGCATCAGGCTGGGCATCAATCTCTCACTTTTCTGCCCTGAACAATACAGCCCAACCAGCCGGTCACATATGGATCCTAGCCCTCATATAGCAAATCCATTGACACAGTTCCCAGACCAACATCAACCCCAGCCCCTATGCCTAGACACCTGACTTCTCAGTCCCTCCCCACTGTATGCCCCTGGATTTAGGAGAGACCATGGACCTGTCCCATACTACTGTGTGGATGAATACTCAAATTTGTTGCCATTTTCACACTTGGTTGTGCACTGTCTTACACTATTTGTGCTTTGATCTGATTATTCCCACCTCTGGTATTGATTAAAGAAAAGGGATGAAGTCAATGTCTTAGTAGTGGATGTGATCATGTTACTGGAGTTTTGGTATAAGAActgattattttattttaaatgggCTTATGCTAGGCCTTATACCCCAACTTATTTAAATAATCAGGAATCgctatttcctggttgctaaaattctagtAGTTTTCTTAATTTCAgtttgacaaaacaagcaagtatagtgcagataatcattgtaccatctaaaccagtgaaatatattttctagAACCAAAAATACTGATATCAGCTGTTTGGCGCTGGTGTACAAAAGTAAAAGACAAGAAATAGAAGCATAGAAATAAAATGCATCTCCCGTattttagacttgctttcaatgagtgacagatctataactaagGTCTGATTTTGattgggtcgcccaaaaagttacatattgcagaaTTAACTCTTCTCCAGCACATTCTTGCGATTCAAAAAAATAATTCACGTTTTAGGTCAATTGATTGCGCGTGAAATTTGACATACTGTTATGTTAGggcagtgaaggagagaagggaccATGAATGTGCCTTTCGCTCAAAGCAGCCATCCGGCTTCTTGCTAAACCCAACCGGCTACATCCTCTGCTACGTCAGAGCAGGGAGGGGGAAAGTTGGCTCCACGGCTCTCATACACCGCTGTGTGCGTCGCCCCGCTATATTCAGCACTACGCGAGAGACGGCTGCTGAAGACACACGGGCGGGCGACGTGGCCCATATTCGCGCTGAAAGGTTAGTCGCGTTTACGCATCATATGGGATGTTTTATCAAGTTCGATTGCACGGAATGAAAGACTCGGGCACTAAACCTTAACGGTATTTTCTTTTCTCCAGTCAGAACCTCCTGTGCAACATTTACAGAACGGAGTAGACCTAGTAACACTTTAGTAAGCAGGACTTGTTTTTTTGTAAAGCTTTTTAATCAGGCtttgtagtgttatggtgtttTGAAGCCTTCCTTTTATGATAAATCTCCATATCAGGAGTGAATAATCCATGCTTTTGACTTAAGTGCACAATGTTATGGTGAATTTGGTCCACTGGTCCCTTTTCTTTTCCAGTAGGCTACTTTTCACTGGTAACAGAATTTCCATACAAGCTGCTGAGCAGGGCGCCAAGGGAAACACGCCAAGACTAACCTTTTCCAGAGCCCAAACAACTTATTGAATTGTCCCTGTTTTTAGTCAGTTCTATATCACAGTAAACACTCAAGATGGTTTGAATCAACTGCAAACCTATCTAATAGAGAAAATACTAAAGACATGTCTAGACTCCATATGCAAGGTGATAGAGCAATTGAAGAACACTGTGCACATAGTGGTCCGTACCTCAGGACCTGCAGGATAGACATTCTCATGGCAGGAGATTAATTGTTCGTGGCCTGAAAGTATGGGAGTCAATAGATGTGAGTGTGTAGGAGAGCAGTGGTTTGGTGTCCAAACAACTTTTTgtgccacccccccaaaaaagaaaaaaaagatgaCCTATAGTATCATTAGCCAAACATTGTGGTAATTTACCATGCTTGATTGTGTATGGTTGTGTGGTAGAGGGCAGCCTCAGTACAGAGAGGTGGTCTCTCTGTGGGTTTGGCTGGCTTCTTTGGGTGGGAAAGAGATGAAGTGCCTGGGTTAACCATCAGGCCTGCAGAGAGGGGGCGGAGAAGAAGAAAGGAATTGAGAGAAGTGTGTGTGGTCTGAGGTTCAGTGATGGATGTTTCTTTTCATCAGGAAAGCCAGGAGAAGCTCAATGACAACCAGATGTGCTGGGGGAAcaagagagtatgtgtgtgtgtgggtaaaaGAGAAcgtgagagggagaaggaaagaatgAGCGGGGGTGTTGGGAGTGAGAACTGGCAGAGTTATACTActattctgtgtttgtgtgtggtctGAAAAATCATCCTCCTCAAACTCTCCATAATCTCCTGTCACCTTTCACTTTGtcacttctctgtctgtgtcaATGAGTCTGCTCACCTCTCTGGACTCTGTATGACCCTATTCAACCCACAAAGCTCATTAACATTACTAGCTGTGTTAGTGTGACTAGCTAGTAAACCGGTGTGAACAGTCTGCCTCTGCTTGTGTTGTGCGTTagctacactgtgtgtgtggagagCCAGAAGTTTGGGATATATTACATGGTTTACACGCTACCCAAACCGGACCCGTCACGTGCgcaagcattgcaaaataaatgtacacacacatgttATTCGATCATTGCACCCACAATGCTTGCACgcaccaacgagcgtctgcgttggcCAGCGCCAAAATAGAAGTTGCTTCTATTTGTGACGCCGAACATTGCGTTCGGCGTCACAAATAGAAGCAACTTCTATTTTGGCGCTGGCCAACGCAGACGCTCGTGCAAGTCCTGCCTCCCATTTCCTCATTGTCttttagaagcatatacccacatgccatctcctcattggttatacccacgtgggtgattgaaagatgaactgaggtcagaTGGTCAGTTGTGGTAATTAgatgccatataaagtccaaagaagaaaaagcctggaaggaggagagttgactagaaacgattcggttgaccgttttctGTGaagattaattgtcggagtagtgaaccttgtgcatttcaggtaaaataacaacccaggacaaattagctagcaactgcaagctagctagctaaattgccataaatgtttaatgcttttcgacctgtccccaaattaatataattggttcagagtttgttttgatatttcaacctgtgtgtcgtgatcacgtttggtgtagggggacaaaatacattttcgCATGACTGCACGCACAGACTGTTTGGGCATGGTTTCAGTCTCTGCTCAGTAAGAGGAAGAAACGGAGCTCAGTTTGAACACACAAACATGTAAACATCACCGCCTAGTGAGAGCAAGAAAAGAAGAGGGAAAAGAAGAGATGCTGACAGGATTTATCACAAGTTAAAACTACATTCTCCCACAGGAGCCCTGCAGCCACTCACAGTCAAAAAATCTGACTCACACACTATGGGCCAGTTTCcctgacacagattaagcctaggccctggactaaaaagcattctcaatggagagagagtgtatgtttgaataataatgtgtgtgtaattgagtttgtgttgcaggatgATGCGGACGACCCTGTTGCTGTGTTTGgggttcctcctctccctctcttatgctcAGTTGGTGAGACCACTCCACATCGCTGTTTTCACTCTCAATTCTTTCTTATGCTCTCAGGTCTTTTATTCACTCCGTCCCTTTGGCTTTCCTATTCTACACTTCATCTCACATCTTCCTCTAGTAGATTCACCACAGTCTTTCCATCTCTACGTCCCTCCATTTTCATTCTGGCTTGCCAATTCCGAACAGCATCACTCTTTGTCACATCACTTCTCTATCTCCTTATTTTTCTCATTCTCCATGAACAAGCCATGTcaataaccctcctctctctcttcctgtgtctttcaaTTGACCAATCCCATGCAGTTGGAGACAGAGGAGGCGGGAGGGGAAGAGGAAGCTGTGGAGCTCTTTACCACGCCCAGAGCAAAGATGGCCGCTGCCACCTCTGACTTCGGCTACAACCTGTTCCGGGCCTTGGCGGGTCGCAACCCAAAGACTAACGTGTTCCTGGCCCCCATCAGCATCTCTGCAGTGCTCACTCAGCTATCCATGGGTTAGTAAGCCTCAGCACTGTTATACTTTATATCACTGTCTGCTATTTATCTGGTATTTAATTGGCAAATTTGTAATTacatattgatctctctctctcaggagcgTCTCCGGATCATTCAGAGAAGTGGTTATACAGAGCTCTGAGGTATCACACCCTGCAGGACCCTCAGCTCCATGACACACTCCGAGACCTACTTGCATCACTCAGAGCACCTGGCAAAGGCCTCAGCATCGCTGCACGTGTCTACCTGGCccgcagtgagt contains:
- the serpinf2 gene encoding serine (or cysteine) peptidase inhibitor, clade F, member 2 isoform X1, which translates into the protein MLELGTGTVIVWKGGVMSSVNSVCSVLQAICWDMVLYLAVLLLLCLCRQGLTDETGMVAPEDHSCGEQVFRQEAWRSVGGAIERLGRQLLDSLQAGPEQPNVIISPLSVALALAQLSLGAHNETQKLLLSSLHAHTVPCYHHTLGSLLQHLTNTSLQVATRMYLRPEFEVYQSFIAESLRRYRSEPAPLISVEEVNRWVEEATKGHMTNFLPSIPHDMVLMLINAVHFKGEWEARFDPQLTQKGEFYLDNKNFVHVDMMRSAKYPLSLLEDGELGAQVARFPFKGNTSFLVVMPLPGRGNVSSLVAKLNISDLYRRLPQESTMQVQLPKFTLQYRQELQEALSSMGLGSLFSGPDLSGISAVPLQVSSVRHACGVELSEEGADASAATSVTIMRSVPIFFVNSPFLFALVDHTSLAPLFLGTVTNPAPDTSPMHIDSQLGDDPHGNNTQSDSTNSNNVQSDGPHSSNNVL
- the serpinf2 gene encoding serine (or cysteine) peptidase inhibitor, clade F, member 2 isoform X2 translates to MVLYLAVLLLLCLCRQGLTDETGMVAPEDHSCGEQVFRQEAWRSVGGAIERLGRQLLDSLQAGPEQPNVIISPLSVALALAQLSLGAHNETQKLLLSSLHAHTVPCYHHTLGSLLQHLTNTSLQVATRMYLRPEFEVYQSFIAESLRRYRSEPAPLISVEEVNRWVEEATKGHMTNFLPSIPHDMVLMLINAVHFKGEWEARFDPQLTQKGEFYLDNKNFVHVDMMRSAKYPLSLLEDGELGAQVARFPFKGNTSFLVVMPLPGRGNVSSLVAKLNISDLYRRLPQESTMQVQLPKFTLQYRQELQEALSSMGLGSLFSGPDLSGISAVPLQVSSVRHACGVELSEEGADASAATSVTIMRSVPIFFVNSPFLFALVDHTSLAPLFLGTVTNPAPDTSPMHIDSQLGDDPHGNNTQSDSTNSNNVQSDGPHSSNNVL